The window GCTGGGACCCTGGGCGGCCGTGGGTGGGAgcagggcaggtggaggaggCTGGTGTGCCCTGTGACCCCGTAGCAGGGCCTCACCCTGGGGGGTGTCTGTGCCTCTGCAGCTGAGCGGGTGACCTCTCTGGGGAAGGACTGGCATCGGCCTTGCCTGAAGTGTGAGAAATGTGGAAAGACGCTGACGTCAGGGGGCCACGCCGAGGTAGGTGGGGCGCGCAGGTGGGCGTGCAGGGCGGCAGGGGCTCAGGGCTGGGCGAGGGCCCACAGCCCCTCATGGCCCTTCTCTTTGCAGCATGAAGGCAAGCCCTACTGCAACCACCCCTGCTACTCCGCCATGTTCGGGCCTAAAGGTACGCTTCTCGGGGCCCCTGacctgcccccccagcccctggctccccCTAACCTGCCTACTCTTTTTTTCTGCAGGCTTTGGGCGGGGTGGAGCCGAGAGTCACACTTTCAAGTAAACCCAGGTACACCCCCACGTCCCCCAGCCTGGCGGATGCGGCCCCCGCTCCTAAGCGAGCTCCGAGGCTCGCTGGGCCCGCTCTCACCTGTCTCCGTGTCTCTCTGCACAGGTCATGGAAAGGCCATCCCTGGCTGCCCACCGGGCCACACCCTTCCAGGCTGATGGCAGGCCTCATCCCCTGGCACCCGGGGCTACCCTGTAGACTCTCGTGCCCTCAATAAAGCTGAACGCTCAGAAGCCCTGCCTGTGTGTGCtgaggaggtgtgtgtgggggggaggctGCAGCTGGCCCCTGTGACCCCAGGCCCTGCCAGGGACACTAGCTCTTCCTGCTGCGGCCAGCCTTGCTGCCCCCTGCCCTGGTGGCTGCTGTGCTGGGGACCGCCGCAGGCCGAAGCTTCCTCCACGGGGCAGGCGGCTGTGTGCCTGGAAGGCCCCACGGCGGCTCGGCTGTCCAGCGCCCGGACCCGCAGAGCTTCTGGGATGGGGCCGAGGGAGCGCCCACACTTCAGTGGCAACATGAGGCCTCCAGCCGGTGGGCGGTGGCCACAGGGTGCATCTGCTGTGCTCACACAGTTCCGGTTTTTGAGAAGCTCTGGGGGAGTTGGGCTGGGGAGTCCCTGCGTGCTCTCCCCGCTTCCTGCCGCACCCTGTCCCCATTACCCACCCGCCCCGTGTGCCAGGCGGGCCACGTACCCGTGGGGGTATCGCCTGGACACTACCACCGCTGTCCCCCACAGCTCTCCACTCCGAGGCCCAAGCGGCCGCCGGCCACCAGATGGGGAATTTGAGGACTGGCTGGGCAGTGCGTAGTTGGGGGATTTCTGGAAACTCCCCTGTCAGTTCTGGGGGCACCTGCAGGCTGGGCCACACTGGAGCCTCCCCattccccgccccctcccagccaGTCGGACTCGGGCCCTGGCAGAGGGCCACCCCTCCTGGGCCTTGGCCCTACCCTAGGGTTTTGCCCGTGGCCGTGGAGGCCTGAGCTGGACAGTGTCGGGAGGTTTCAAGGGCCAGCTGTAGGGTGGCTCACAGAGCCTAGGCGGTGGAGCCAGAGCACGTCTGGGGGGACGGGGTAGGAGGGAACAGACGGTGCTAAGGCGAGGCAGGGTTTCTCAGGGGACagcggggcaggggccggggcgggggacTTGGAGATTCAGCGGT of the Canis lupus baileyi chromosome 9, mCanLup2.hap1, whole genome shotgun sequence genome contains:
- the CRIP1 gene encoding cysteine-rich protein 1, coding for MPKCPKCDKEVYFAERVTSLGKDWHRPCLKCEKCGKTLTSGGHAEHEGKPYCNHPCYSAMFGPKGFGRGGAESHTFK